A window of the Helianthus annuus cultivar XRQ/B chromosome 4, HanXRQr2.0-SUNRISE, whole genome shotgun sequence genome harbors these coding sequences:
- the LOC110933234 gene encoding negative regulator of PDR1-mediated fluconazole resistance JJJ1-like, which produces MLVDEPEEDETEANVEGNQEQLSPETERLLKSIDYNVEAGEAVGEKVVDDKEKSSSDPEESDIDVETDQWIKANFDLRDRLIKRKRKRSADDDKDETYDPTTEDVQVEKRPPSRGRKKSTSRKPTSQTPVQTTPGSSGFKEFPHVPKNIGLEQIDDFSFVNDELVKKLQKKVEEVLVEKKKLEKRVKTVEAENSSLLKRVEADQADIDILKVRIAELEEEKARRDEQNEYFKLKNKELEANNAKKEHEMYMMNKVLENLIGKPVEQRFEEIELEEVRARRKAEIEAEMKNKGKDVQIEGVAEVTERAIVVSEPEKVPETSILDPCPISSVSDDVYSANSDHDDDGNDDDDQGSAGIKVTEVSHEEKIDEYLNDDANEESENASGEGEHDDTKNVDESDDHVT; this is translated from the exons ATGCTGGTTGATGAACCAGAGGAAGATGAAACAGAAGCAAATGTTGAAGGAAATCAAGAACAGTTATCTCCTGAAACAGAACGATTATTAAAAAGTATTGATTACAATGTTGAAGCTGGGGAAGCAGTTGGTGAGAAGGTAGTTGATGATAAAGAGAAAAGTTCATCTGATCCTGAAGAAAGTGATATTGATGTTGAAACTGATCAATGGATCAAAGCAAACTTCGATCTAAGAGATAGATtgataaaaaggaaaagaaaGAGGAGTGCAGACGACGATAAAGATGAAACTTATGATCCAACAACAGAAGATGTTCAAGTAGAAAAGAGACCACCTTCTAGAGGAAGAAAGAAATCTACGTCAAGGAAAC CAACTTCACAAACACCAGTACAAACTACTCCTGGTTCGTCTGGATTTAAAGAGTTTCCACATGTTCCAAAGAATATAGGGCTTGAACAGATCGATGATTTTAGTTTCGTAAACGATGAACTTGTGAAAAAGCTGCAAAAGAAGGTGGAAGAGGTGTTAGTTGAGAAGAAGAAGTTAGAAAAGCGTGTAAAGACTGTTGAAGCTGAAAATTCATCTTTGTTGAAAAGAGTTGAAGCTGATCAAGCTGATATTGATATACTAAAGGTTCGAATAGCTGAGTTAGAAGAAGAAAAGGCTCGGAGAGATGAACAGAATGAGTATTTCAAGCTGAAAAATAAAGAGTTAGAGGCTAATAACGCTAAGAAAGAGCATGAAATGTATATGATGAATAAAGTATTGGAGAATTTGATCGGAAAGCCTGTTGAACAAAGATTTGAAGAGATCGAGCTTGAGGAAGTCAGAGCACGACGTAAGGCTGAAATTGAAGCTGAAATGAAAAACAAGGGTAAAGATGTTCAAATTGAAGGTGTTGCTGAAGTAACTGAAAGGGCAATTGTAGTGTCTGAGCCAGAAAAAGTTCCTGAAACGTCTATTCTTGATCCTTGTCCAATATCGTCAGTTTCTG atgatgtgTATTCTGCAAATAGTGACCATGATGATGATGGCAATGATGACGATGATCAAGGTTCTGCAGGTATAAAAGTCACTGAAGTGTCTCATGAAGAAAAGATTGATGAATATCTTAATGATGATGCTAACGAAGAATCAGAGAATGCAAGTGGTGAGGGGGAGCATGATGATACTAAGAATGTTGATGAAAGTGATGATCACGTTACATGA